The following proteins are encoded in a genomic region of Methylibium petroleiphilum PM1:
- a CDS encoding c-type cytochrome translates to MTRARAAVFAALLAAVLLPGPVARAQAPEGGASAALGRSLYTSYCARCHGVNMVSNGASFDLRSFPKEQRERFERSVTQGLRAMPAWGSTFQPDELASLWLFVSAAASPP, encoded by the coding sequence ATGACCCGCGCCCGTGCGGCCGTGTTCGCCGCGCTGCTGGCGGCCGTTCTGCTGCCGGGGCCGGTGGCCCGAGCGCAGGCGCCCGAAGGCGGCGCGAGCGCCGCGCTGGGGCGCTCGCTCTACACCAGCTACTGCGCGCGCTGTCACGGCGTGAACATGGTCAGCAACGGTGCCAGCTTCGACCTGCGCAGCTTCCCGAAGGAACAGCGCGAGCGCTTCGAACGATCGGTGACGCAGGGGCTGCGTGCCATGCCGGCCTGGGGCTCGACCTTCCAGCCGGACGAACTGGCGTCGCTGTGGCTGTTCGTCAGTGCTGCCGCCAGCCCGCCGTGA
- a CDS encoding AMP-binding protein translates to MTSAVPFLQARDLLLRLRDDQAAAAREFRWPALGEFNWALDHFDAMARDPARADAPALWIVGEDGSEVKRSFRELSQRSAQVANHLRALGVRRGDRVLLMLGNELALWETMLAAMKLGAVLIPATALLTTEDLRDRMERGDVRHVVTASAQTDKFAPLPGDYTRISIGEAQPGWQRFEDAAAAPSAFTPDGPTRASDPLLLYFTSGTTSKPKLVLHTHQSYPVGHLSTMYWIGLRPGDVHLNISSPGWAKHAWSCFFAPWNAGACVFIYNTARFNAGGLLAVLERCRVTSLCAPPTVWRMMVQEDLGAYRGRLALRELIGAGEPLNPEIIEQVRAAWDMTVRDGYGQTETTAQIGNAPGQPLKPGSMGRPLPGYRIALIDADGKEADEGEVCIVLAERPLGLMVGYQDSAEKTADAMRDGYYHTGDVAARDAEGYITFVGRADDVFKASDYRISPFELESALIEHEAVAEVAVVPSPDPLRLAVPKAYLILTAGQTPDRALAEAILGFARKQLAPYKRVRRIEFVTELPKTISGKIRRVQLRAQEVERRAAGVRAAGEFFEEDFPQLKAEA, encoded by the coding sequence ATGACATCCGCCGTCCCCTTCCTGCAAGCCCGTGACCTGCTGCTGCGCCTGCGCGACGACCAGGCCGCTGCAGCGCGAGAGTTTCGCTGGCCGGCGCTCGGCGAGTTCAACTGGGCGCTGGACCACTTCGACGCGATGGCGCGCGACCCCGCACGCGCCGATGCGCCGGCGCTGTGGATCGTCGGCGAGGACGGCAGCGAGGTGAAGCGCTCCTTCCGCGAGCTGTCGCAGCGCTCGGCCCAGGTGGCCAACCACCTGCGCGCCCTGGGTGTGCGGCGCGGCGACCGCGTGCTGCTGATGCTCGGCAACGAGCTGGCGCTGTGGGAGACCATGCTGGCGGCGATGAAGCTGGGCGCGGTGCTGATCCCGGCCACGGCGCTGCTGACCACCGAGGATCTGCGCGACCGCATGGAGCGCGGCGACGTGCGGCACGTGGTGACGGCCAGCGCGCAGACCGACAAGTTCGCGCCGCTGCCGGGCGACTACACGCGCATCAGCATCGGCGAGGCCCAGCCCGGCTGGCAGCGCTTCGAGGACGCCGCCGCCGCGCCGTCCGCCTTCACCCCCGACGGACCGACGCGCGCCAGCGACCCGCTGCTGCTGTACTTCACCTCGGGCACCACCTCCAAGCCCAAGCTGGTGCTGCACACCCACCAGAGCTATCCGGTGGGGCACCTGTCGACGATGTACTGGATCGGCCTGCGGCCGGGCGACGTGCACCTCAACATCTCCTCGCCCGGCTGGGCCAAGCATGCGTGGAGCTGCTTCTTCGCGCCGTGGAATGCCGGCGCCTGCGTGTTCATCTACAACACCGCCCGCTTCAACGCGGGCGGGCTGCTGGCCGTGCTCGAGCGCTGCCGCGTCACCAGCCTGTGCGCGCCGCCCACGGTGTGGCGCATGATGGTGCAGGAAGACCTGGGCGCCTACCGTGGCCGGCTCGCGCTGCGCGAGCTGATCGGCGCGGGCGAGCCGCTCAACCCCGAGATCATCGAGCAGGTGCGCGCCGCCTGGGACATGACGGTGCGCGACGGCTACGGCCAGACCGAGACCACCGCGCAGATCGGCAATGCGCCCGGCCAGCCGCTCAAGCCCGGCTCGATGGGCCGGCCGCTGCCGGGCTACCGCATCGCGCTGATCGATGCCGACGGCAAGGAGGCCGACGAGGGCGAGGTCTGCATCGTGCTGGCCGAACGGCCGCTCGGGCTGATGGTCGGCTACCAGGACAGCGCCGAGAAGACCGCCGACGCGATGCGCGACGGCTACTACCACACGGGTGACGTCGCGGCGCGCGATGCCGAGGGCTACATCACCTTCGTCGGCCGCGCCGACGACGTGTTCAAGGCCTCCGACTACCGCATCAGTCCCTTCGAGCTGGAGAGCGCGCTGATCGAGCACGAGGCGGTGGCCGAGGTGGCGGTGGTGCCCAGCCCGGATCCGCTGCGGCTCGCCGTGCCCAAGGCCTACCTGATCCTCACCGCCGGCCAGACGCCCGACCGTGCGCTGGCCGAGGCGATCCTCGGCTTCGCGCGCAAGCAGCTCGCGCCCTACAAGCGGGTGCGGCGCATCGAGTTCGTCACCGAGCTGCCCAAGACCATCTCCGGGAAGATCCGTCGTGTGCAGCTGCGCGCGCAGGAGGTCGAGCGGCGCGCGGCCGGCGTGCGCGCGGCCGGCGAGTTCTTCGAGGAGGACTTCCCGCAACTGAAGGCCGAGGCCTGA
- a CDS encoding AMP-binding protein: MDNASYVHGASAQTLIGETIGRWFDAACERHAERDALVVRHQQLRLSYAELRQRVDALACGLMRLGLKAGERIGIWSPNNAEWTLTQFATAKLGLVLVNINPAYRRSELEYALTKVGCRALIAAPSFKGSDYLAMLADLAPELAQCAPGRLRAKRLPDLEFVIRLGAEATPGMLNFDTLLRTPRADDRVDLARLGETLQFDDPINIQFTSGTTGNPKGATLSHHNILNNGHFVGEAIRLVPGDRLCIPVPLYHCFGMVMGNLGALTHGATMVYPSEGFDAAATLAAVAEERCTVLYGVPTMFIAQLDHPDFARHDLRSLRTGIMAGSPCPIEVMRRVVDKMHMAEVTIAYGMTETSPVSFQSATDDPLERRVSTVGRIQPHCEVKLVDEAGRIVPRGEPGELCTRGYSVMLGYWDDAAKTREAIDAAGWMHTGDLATLDAEGYCNIVGRLKDMVIRGGENLYPREIEEFLYRHPKVQDVQVIGVPDPKYGEELCACVIVRAGEQLGADELRAFCDGEIARHKVPRHIHFVDAFPMTVTGKIQKFRMREQMKELLGLVDVKTA, from the coding sequence ATGGACAACGCGAGCTACGTGCACGGCGCCTCGGCGCAGACTCTGATCGGCGAGACCATCGGTCGCTGGTTCGACGCGGCCTGCGAGCGCCATGCCGAGCGCGACGCGCTGGTGGTGCGGCACCAGCAACTGCGGCTCAGTTACGCCGAGCTGCGCCAGCGCGTCGACGCGCTGGCCTGTGGCCTGATGCGCCTGGGCCTGAAGGCCGGCGAGCGCATCGGCATCTGGTCACCCAACAACGCCGAGTGGACGCTGACGCAGTTCGCCACCGCCAAGCTCGGGCTGGTGCTGGTGAACATCAACCCGGCCTACCGGCGCAGCGAGCTCGAATACGCCCTCACCAAGGTGGGGTGCCGCGCGCTGATCGCCGCGCCGTCGTTCAAGGGCAGCGACTACCTCGCGATGCTCGCCGACCTGGCGCCCGAGCTCGCGCAATGCGCGCCAGGGCGGCTGCGCGCGAAACGCCTGCCGGACCTGGAATTCGTGATCCGTCTGGGCGCGGAGGCGACGCCGGGCATGCTGAACTTCGACACCTTGCTGCGCACGCCGCGCGCCGACGACCGGGTCGACCTGGCCCGGCTCGGCGAGACGCTGCAGTTCGACGACCCGATCAACATCCAGTTCACCTCGGGCACCACCGGCAACCCCAAGGGCGCGACGCTGTCCCACCACAACATCCTGAACAACGGCCACTTCGTCGGCGAGGCGATCCGCCTCGTGCCGGGCGACCGGCTGTGCATCCCGGTGCCGCTGTACCACTGCTTCGGCATGGTGATGGGCAACCTGGGGGCACTCACGCACGGCGCGACCATGGTCTACCCGTCCGAGGGCTTCGATGCCGCGGCCACGCTGGCGGCGGTGGCCGAGGAACGCTGCACCGTGCTGTACGGCGTGCCGACGATGTTCATCGCCCAGCTCGACCACCCCGACTTCGCGCGCCACGACCTGCGCAGCCTGCGCACCGGCATCATGGCCGGCAGCCCCTGCCCGATCGAGGTGATGCGCCGCGTGGTCGACAAGATGCACATGGCCGAGGTCACCATCGCCTACGGCATGACCGAGACATCGCCCGTCAGCTTCCAGAGCGCCACCGACGACCCGCTGGAGCGGCGCGTGTCCACCGTCGGGCGCATCCAGCCGCATTGCGAGGTGAAGCTCGTCGACGAGGCCGGCCGCATCGTGCCGCGCGGCGAACCCGGCGAGCTGTGCACGCGCGGCTACTCGGTCATGCTGGGCTACTGGGACGACGCGGCGAAGACCCGCGAGGCCATCGATGCGGCGGGCTGGATGCACACCGGCGACCTCGCCACGCTGGATGCCGAGGGCTACTGCAACATCGTTGGCCGCCTGAAGGACATGGTCATCCGCGGCGGCGAGAACCTCTACCCGCGCGAGATCGAGGAATTCCTCTACCGCCACCCCAAGGTGCAGGACGTGCAGGTGATCGGCGTGCCCGACCCGAAGTACGGCGAGGAGCTGTGTGCCTGCGTCATCGTGCGGGCCGGCGAGCAGCTCGGCGCCGACGAACTGCGCGCGTTCTGCGACGGCGAGATCGCGCGCCACAAGGTGCCGCGCCACATCCACTTCGTCGACGCCTTCCCGATGACGGTGACCGGCAAGATCCAGAAGTTCAGGATGCGCGAGCAGATGAAGGAGCTGCTGGGCCTGGTCGACGTGAAGACGGCCTGA
- a CDS encoding Lrp/AsnC family transcriptional regulator — translation MEASIELDMIDRRILRVLQANGRATYDQLAAEVQLSASAALRRVKRLEEAGVIAGYAAVVPPAGVGLGLTAFISVRLEKHTETHKRNPMDLFKASVQVWPEVVECVALTGETDYHLRVVVQDMAHYSRFIMDTLLKHPSVEDCKTSFVMDRVKATSATPV, via the coding sequence ATGGAAGCCTCTATCGAGCTCGACATGATCGACCGACGCATCCTGCGCGTGCTGCAGGCCAACGGCCGCGCCACCTACGACCAGCTGGCCGCCGAGGTACAGCTGTCGGCCTCGGCCGCACTGCGGCGCGTGAAGCGGCTGGAGGAAGCGGGCGTGATCGCGGGCTATGCAGCGGTGGTGCCACCTGCGGGCGTGGGCCTGGGGCTCACGGCCTTCATCAGCGTGCGGCTCGAGAAGCACACCGAGACGCACAAGCGCAACCCGATGGATCTGTTCAAGGCCTCGGTGCAGGTGTGGCCCGAGGTGGTGGAGTGCGTGGCGCTGACCGGCGAGACCGACTACCACCTGCGCGTGGTGGTGCAGGACATGGCGCACTACTCGCGCTTCATCATGGACACGCTGCTGAAGCACCCGAGCGTCGAGGACTGCAAGACGAGCTTCGTGATGGACCGCGTGAAGGCGACCAGCGCCACGCCGGTGTGA
- the hppD gene encoding 4-hydroxyphenylpyruvate dioxygenase, producing MQFTPWDNPMGTDGFEFIEYAAPDPAAMGALFERMGFRAIAKHRHKQVTLYRQGEINFIVNAEPDSFAQRFARLHGPSICAIAFRVRDAKAASERAVALGAWGYAGHAGPGELNIPAIKGVGDSLIYLVDRWRGKNGAKDGDIGNIGFFDVDFEPLPGATLTPVGHGLTVVDHLTHNVHRGRMAEWAEFYARLFNFREIRYFDIEGQVTGVKSKAMTSPCGKIRIPINEEGNETPGQIQEYLDRYHGEGIQHVALGSGDLHATVDALRVQGVKLLDTPDTYYEFVDRRIPGHGEDLAALRSRGILVDGKAGELLLQIFSENQLGPIFFEFIQRKGDQGFGEGNFKALFESIELDQMRRGVLAGEAATQGA from the coding sequence ATGCAATTCACCCCTTGGGACAACCCGATGGGCACCGACGGCTTCGAGTTCATCGAATACGCCGCGCCGGACCCCGCCGCGATGGGCGCGCTGTTCGAGCGCATGGGCTTCCGCGCGATCGCCAAGCACCGCCACAAGCAGGTCACGCTGTACCGGCAGGGCGAGATCAACTTCATCGTCAATGCGGAGCCCGACTCGTTCGCGCAGCGCTTCGCGCGCCTGCACGGCCCGAGCATCTGCGCCATCGCGTTCCGCGTGCGGGACGCCAAGGCCGCCAGTGAGCGAGCGGTCGCGCTCGGCGCGTGGGGCTATGCCGGCCACGCCGGTCCCGGCGAGCTGAACATCCCTGCCATCAAGGGCGTGGGCGACTCGCTGATCTACCTGGTCGACCGCTGGCGCGGCAAGAACGGCGCGAAGGACGGCGACATCGGCAACATCGGCTTCTTCGACGTCGACTTCGAACCGCTGCCCGGCGCCACGCTCACGCCCGTCGGCCACGGCCTCACCGTCGTCGACCACCTGACGCACAACGTGCACCGCGGCCGCATGGCCGAGTGGGCCGAGTTCTATGCGCGGCTGTTCAACTTCCGCGAGATCCGCTACTTCGACATCGAGGGCCAGGTGACCGGCGTGAAGAGCAAGGCCATGACCAGCCCCTGCGGCAAGATCCGCATCCCGATCAACGAAGAGGGCAACGAGACCCCGGGGCAGATCCAGGAGTACCTGGACCGCTACCACGGCGAGGGCATCCAGCACGTCGCGCTCGGCTCGGGCGACCTGCACGCCACCGTCGACGCGCTGCGCGTCCAGGGCGTGAAGCTGCTCGACACGCCCGACACCTACTACGAGTTTGTCGACCGGCGCATCCCCGGTCACGGCGAGGACCTCGCGGCACTGCGTTCGCGCGGGATCCTGGTCGATGGCAAGGCCGGCGAACTGCTGCTGCAGATCTTCAGCGAGAACCAGCTCGGGCCGATCTTCTTCGAGTTCATCCAGCGCAAGGGTGACCAGGGCTTCGGCGAGGGCAACTTCAAGGCCCTGTTCGAGAGCATCGAGCTCGACCAGATGCGCCGCGGCGTGCTGGCCGGCGAGGCCGCGACGCAGGGCGCCTGA
- the phhA gene encoding phenylalanine 4-monooxygenase, giving the protein MKNDFHDGVNKGVAPVTYGQGDRPPRGDYSRARADYSCEQDMARYTEADHETYRRLYARQLRQLPGLACQAFIDAVEQLGAPDRIPRFSDISARLSKATGWQIVGVPGLIPEEAFFALLAQRKFPVTDWIRTPEEFDYVVEPDVFHDLFGHVPLLFNPVFADYMQAYGAGGLKASRLDACELLARLYWYTVEFGLIDTPQGLRAYGAGILSSAGELRHAVLSPEPQRIAFDLQRLMRTLYKIDSYQAGYFVIDSFRQLFDATAPDFTPVYAAVRQQPLVEAGIVLDGERCFTPAG; this is encoded by the coding sequence ATGAAGAACGACTTCCATGACGGCGTGAACAAGGGCGTGGCACCGGTCACCTACGGGCAGGGCGACCGGCCGCCGCGCGGCGACTACTCGCGCGCGCGGGCCGACTACAGCTGCGAGCAGGACATGGCCCGCTACACCGAGGCCGACCACGAGACCTACCGCCGTCTCTATGCCCGCCAGCTGCGGCAGCTGCCTGGCCTGGCCTGCCAGGCATTCATCGACGCTGTCGAGCAGCTCGGTGCCCCCGACCGCATCCCGCGCTTCAGTGACATCTCCGCGCGGCTGTCGAAGGCCACCGGCTGGCAGATCGTCGGCGTGCCCGGCCTGATCCCCGAGGAGGCCTTCTTCGCGCTGCTCGCCCAACGGAAGTTCCCGGTCACCGACTGGATCCGCACCCCCGAGGAGTTCGACTACGTCGTCGAGCCCGATGTCTTCCACGACCTGTTCGGCCACGTGCCCCTGCTGTTCAACCCGGTGTTCGCCGACTACATGCAGGCCTATGGCGCCGGCGGGCTCAAGGCCAGCCGGCTCGACGCCTGCGAGCTGCTGGCGCGCCTGTACTGGTACACGGTGGAGTTCGGGCTGATCGACACGCCGCAGGGCCTGCGCGCCTACGGGGCCGGCATCCTGTCGAGCGCCGGCGAGCTGCGCCACGCGGTCCTGTCCCCCGAGCCGCAGCGCATTGCCTTCGATCTGCAGCGGCTGATGCGCACGCTCTACAAGATCGACAGCTACCAGGCCGGCTACTTCGTGATCGACAGCTTCCGCCAGCTGTTCGACGCCACCGCGCCGGACTTCACGCCGGTCTATGCGGCAGTGCGCCAGCAGCCGCTGGTGGAGGCCGGCATCGTGCTGGACGGCGAGCGCTGCTTCACGCCAGCCGGCTGA
- a CDS encoding PGAP1-like alpha/beta domain-containing protein, whose translation MLARLQRLVILAVTLAALGWLVGWASEGRPVLAVAGALVLAFGYVFILAVEFVLLACLHGRDETPRAGPLQLLRAWLGECVVAWQVFVWRQPFHAARYPDVPGRPGVRGVVFVHGYVCNRGLWGPWLARCTAEQRPYVAVDLEPVFSDLDIYVPQLEAAVARLEQSTGLPPLLVCHSMGGLVARAWLAATPGAATRVQHVITIGSPHRGTWLARLSRTTNSRHMRQASEWITGLAAREPALHTGRFTCFYSHADNIVFPACAATLPGADNRHLPATAHVAMVFHPEVVSEAARWLAASSSCVAGGASGR comes from the coding sequence ATGCTCGCGCGCCTGCAGCGCCTCGTGATCCTGGCAGTGACGCTGGCCGCGCTGGGCTGGCTGGTAGGGTGGGCGTCGGAGGGGCGGCCGGTACTGGCCGTCGCCGGCGCGCTGGTGCTCGCCTTCGGATACGTCTTCATCCTCGCGGTCGAGTTCGTGCTGCTGGCCTGCCTGCACGGCCGCGACGAGACCCCGCGTGCCGGCCCGCTGCAGTTGCTGCGGGCCTGGCTGGGCGAGTGCGTGGTGGCGTGGCAGGTGTTCGTGTGGCGCCAGCCCTTCCACGCCGCGCGCTACCCCGACGTGCCGGGCCGGCCCGGCGTGCGCGGCGTGGTGTTCGTCCACGGCTACGTCTGCAATCGCGGCCTGTGGGGGCCGTGGCTTGCGCGCTGCACGGCCGAGCAACGACCGTACGTGGCCGTCGATCTGGAACCGGTGTTCAGCGACCTGGACATCTACGTGCCTCAGCTCGAGGCGGCGGTGGCGCGGCTCGAGCAGTCGACCGGGCTACCGCCGCTGCTGGTGTGCCACAGCATGGGCGGCTTGGTGGCGCGCGCCTGGCTCGCGGCGACGCCCGGGGCCGCCACCCGCGTGCAGCATGTGATCACGATCGGCTCACCGCACCGTGGCACTTGGCTGGCACGGCTGAGCCGCACGACGAACTCCCGCCACATGCGCCAGGCCAGCGAATGGATCACCGGGCTGGCCGCCCGCGAGCCGGCGCTGCACACCGGCCGCTTCACCTGCTTCTACAGCCACGCCGACAACATCGTGTTCCCGGCCTGCGCCGCCACCCTGCCAGGCGCCGACAACCGCCACCTGCCCGCCACGGCCCACGTGGCGATGGTGTTTCACCCGGAGGTGGTGAGCGAGGCGGCGCGCTGGCTTGCCGCCAGCTCCTCGTGCGTGGCCGGCGGCGCGTCGGGGCGCTGA
- a CDS encoding GMC family oxidoreductase yields the protein MAIIDPFKDGLGRGWKVFGGRHAGAQPLPERISCDVAIVGSGAGAGITAELLTQAGLDVLLIEEGPLKTSSDFHQLEREAYPQLYQESAGRKTADKAINILQGRCVGGSTTVNWTSSFRTPDDTLAYWQQHFGLKDCTLEALAPWFAQAERRLGIGPWLAPPNENNELLKRGADRLGIRAATIQRNVKGCWNLGSCGLGCPTNAKQSMLVTTIPAALERGARLLVETRAQAFEHDGSKVRWLDCVPVATDGSAASDRTVRVSAKHYVVAGGAINSPGLLLRSKAPDPHNRLGHRSFLHPVVASAAVFDQRVEGWAGAPQTIYSDHFLGVDPIDGPIGYKLEAPPIHPTVFATTMAGFGLEQTRQLKQFPHTHALLALLRDGFHPQSPGGRVRLRDDRTPLLDYPLTAFVMDGARRALLSMAELQFAAGAREVIPTHELARSYRSWDEAKREIAALPMKPQLTRVFSAHAMGGCGFAGEAKLGVVQPNGQHWQLENLSVHDGSLFPTSVGANPQLSIYGIVNRLASGLTHRLTGRTVSLA from the coding sequence ATGGCCATCATCGACCCGTTCAAGGACGGACTCGGCCGCGGCTGGAAGGTGTTCGGCGGACGCCACGCGGGCGCGCAGCCGCTGCCGGAGCGGATCAGCTGCGACGTGGCGATCGTCGGGAGCGGCGCGGGCGCCGGCATCACGGCCGAACTGCTGACCCAGGCCGGCCTCGACGTGCTGCTGATCGAGGAAGGCCCGCTGAAGACCAGCAGTGACTTCCACCAGCTCGAGCGCGAGGCCTATCCGCAGCTCTACCAGGAGAGCGCCGGGCGCAAGACGGCCGACAAGGCGATCAACATCCTGCAGGGCCGCTGCGTCGGCGGATCGACCACGGTCAACTGGACCAGTTCCTTCCGCACGCCCGACGACACGCTGGCCTACTGGCAGCAGCACTTCGGCCTGAAGGACTGCACGCTCGAGGCACTGGCGCCGTGGTTCGCGCAGGCCGAGCGGCGTCTCGGCATCGGCCCCTGGCTGGCGCCGCCGAACGAGAACAACGAACTGCTCAAGCGCGGCGCCGACCGGCTGGGCATCCGCGCCGCGACGATCCAGCGCAACGTGAAGGGCTGCTGGAACCTCGGCTCCTGCGGCCTGGGCTGCCCGACGAACGCGAAGCAGTCGATGCTGGTGACCACGATCCCCGCCGCGCTGGAGCGCGGCGCGCGGCTGCTCGTGGAAACGCGCGCGCAGGCCTTCGAGCACGACGGTTCGAAGGTCCGCTGGCTCGACTGCGTGCCGGTCGCGACCGACGGCAGCGCCGCGTCGGACCGCACGGTGCGCGTGAGCGCGAAGCACTACGTGGTGGCGGGCGGTGCGATCAACTCGCCCGGGCTGCTGCTGCGATCGAAGGCGCCCGATCCGCACAACCGCCTCGGGCACCGCAGCTTCCTGCATCCGGTGGTGGCGTCGGCGGCTGTCTTTGATCAGCGGGTCGAGGGCTGGGCCGGCGCGCCACAGACGATCTACAGCGACCACTTCCTCGGCGTCGATCCGATCGACGGCCCCATCGGCTACAAGCTCGAGGCCCCACCGATCCACCCGACGGTGTTCGCGACGACGATGGCCGGCTTCGGGCTCGAGCAGACGCGGCAGCTCAAGCAGTTCCCGCACACGCATGCGCTGCTCGCGCTGCTGCGCGACGGCTTCCATCCGCAGTCGCCCGGCGGGCGCGTGCGGCTGCGCGACGATCGCACGCCGCTGCTCGACTACCCACTGACCGCGTTCGTGATGGACGGCGCGCGCCGCGCGCTGCTGAGCATGGCCGAGCTGCAGTTCGCAGCCGGTGCGCGCGAGGTGATCCCGACCCACGAGCTGGCGCGCAGCTACCGCAGCTGGGACGAGGCGAAGCGCGAGATCGCCGCCCTGCCGATGAAGCCGCAGCTCACGCGCGTGTTCAGCGCGCATGCCATGGGCGGCTGCGGCTTCGCCGGCGAGGCGAAGCTGGGCGTGGTGCAGCCGAACGGTCAGCACTGGCAGCTCGAGAACCTGTCGGTGCACGACGGCTCGCTGTTCCCCACCAGCGTGGGCGCGAACCCGCAGCTGTCGATCTACGGCATCGTCAACCGGCTCGCCAGCGGACTGACGCATCGCCTGACGGGCCGTACGGTTTCGCTGGCCTAG
- a CDS encoding FFLEELY motif protein, translated as MTSPLRATAADAPAILRSLAAVEQERARRQAVPGLGEKVQAIKAYQQARFEHTHAELLASPRYVAAARFFLDELYGPSDFSRRDAQFARIVPALVRLFPQEIVGTVATLGELHALSESLDSTMAEALPSPAVDARTYAVAWQATGRRADRAQQIDLMLEVGRSLDRYTRKPMLTTSLRMMRGPARAAGLSELQSFLERGLETFRTMRGAGEFLVGIEARERALLAQLFTAEPQAAAGSGQLP; from the coding sequence ATGACCTCGCCCCTGCGAGCCACCGCTGCCGACGCGCCGGCCATCCTGCGCAGCCTCGCCGCCGTCGAGCAGGAACGGGCGCGTCGCCAGGCCGTGCCCGGGCTCGGTGAGAAGGTGCAGGCGATCAAGGCCTACCAGCAGGCGCGGTTCGAGCACACCCATGCCGAGCTGCTGGCGAGTCCGCGCTATGTCGCGGCGGCGCGCTTCTTCCTCGACGAGCTGTACGGGCCCAGCGATTTCAGCCGGCGCGACGCGCAGTTCGCCCGCATCGTGCCGGCGCTGGTGCGGCTGTTCCCGCAGGAGATCGTCGGCACCGTTGCCACGCTGGGCGAGCTGCATGCGCTGTCCGAGTCGCTCGACAGCACGATGGCCGAGGCACTGCCGTCGCCGGCCGTCGACGCACGGACCTACGCCGTGGCCTGGCAGGCCACGGGCCGGCGCGCCGACCGCGCGCAGCAGATCGACCTGATGCTCGAGGTCGGCCGTTCGCTCGACCGCTACACGCGCAAGCCGATGCTCACCACCAGCCTGCGCATGATGCGCGGACCGGCACGCGCCGCCGGCCTCAGCGAGCTGCAGTCCTTCCTCGAGCGCGGCCTCGAGACCTTCAGGACGATGCGCGGTGCGGGCGAGTTCCTGGTCGGCATCGAGGCGCGCGAACGCGCGCTGCTCGCGCAGCTCTTCACGGCCGAACCGCAGGCCGCTGCCGGCTCAGGGCAACTCCCATAG